A single Actinomadura algeriensis DNA region contains:
- a CDS encoding S28 family serine protease: protein MALVLAAGLAGSGLTAAQAATTTAVEAEGDIGARLDAIPGMEVTEKPSTIPGQRWFWLTYRQPVDHREPRGRWFEQRIMLQHVSADRPTVFYTSGYHTPEVMFTAEPTALVDGNQISMEYRYFTPSRPEPTDWRKDTIWQAATDQHRIIEALDGIYTGKWITTGASKGGMTAVYHKRFYPDDVDGSVVYVAPNDVRNRDDRAYDRFFETVGSPECNAHVKALAREFLERRPAMLERFGAAARENGWTFEILRTPDRAFENSVMDFEWAFWQYSLESDCKDLPAATASDDELYAALDTVSGLSFYTDQGLEAYVPYYYQAGTQLGWPKPEFRNLRPMLRYESSYQPRTYVPRDIPMRFDHGRAMRDIDRWVRRNAEHMLFVYGENDPWGAEPFELGRGARDSDVYVAPGQNHSARLIAELPAEQKADAQSDVRRWAGVGDEPRTLRSGPAADDPLQMQRPRL, encoded by the coding sequence GTGGCGCTGGTGCTCGCCGCGGGTCTGGCCGGATCCGGCCTCACCGCGGCACAGGCGGCGACCACGACGGCGGTCGAGGCGGAGGGCGACATCGGCGCCCGGCTCGACGCGATTCCGGGGATGGAGGTGACGGAGAAGCCCTCGACGATCCCCGGCCAGCGGTGGTTCTGGCTGACCTACCGGCAGCCCGTCGACCATCGCGAGCCGCGCGGGCGGTGGTTCGAGCAGCGGATCATGCTCCAGCACGTCTCGGCGGACCGGCCGACGGTCTTCTACACCAGCGGCTATCACACGCCGGAGGTCATGTTCACCGCCGAGCCCACCGCGCTGGTGGACGGCAACCAGATCTCGATGGAGTACCGGTACTTCACCCCGTCGCGTCCGGAGCCCACCGACTGGCGCAAGGACACGATCTGGCAGGCCGCCACCGACCAGCACCGGATCATCGAGGCCCTCGACGGGATCTACACCGGCAAGTGGATCACCACGGGGGCCAGCAAGGGCGGCATGACGGCCGTCTACCACAAGCGGTTCTACCCGGACGACGTGGACGGCAGCGTCGTGTACGTCGCGCCGAACGACGTGCGCAACCGGGACGACCGGGCCTACGACCGGTTCTTCGAGACGGTCGGGAGCCCGGAGTGCAACGCGCACGTGAAGGCGCTCGCGCGGGAGTTCCTCGAGCGGCGTCCGGCGATGCTCGAGCGGTTCGGGGCCGCCGCGCGCGAGAACGGCTGGACGTTCGAGATCCTGCGGACGCCCGACCGCGCGTTCGAGAACTCGGTGATGGACTTCGAGTGGGCGTTCTGGCAGTACAGCCTGGAGTCCGACTGCAAGGACCTGCCGGCGGCGACGGCGTCGGACGACGAGCTCTACGCGGCGCTCGACACCGTGTCGGGGCTGTCGTTCTACACCGACCAGGGGCTCGAGGCGTACGTCCCGTACTACTACCAGGCGGGGACGCAGCTGGGCTGGCCGAAGCCGGAGTTCCGGAACCTGCGGCCGATGCTGCGGTACGAGTCGAGCTACCAGCCGCGGACGTACGTCCCGCGTGACATCCCGATGCGGTTCGACCACGGCCGCGCGATGCGCGACATCGACCGCTGGGTGCGGCGGAACGCCGAGCACATGCTGTTCGTGTACGGCGAGAACGACCCGTGGGGCGCCGAACCGTTCGAGCTGGGCCGGGGCGCCCGCGACTCCGACGTGTACGTCGCGCCCGGGCAGAACCACAGCGCCCGGCTGATCGCCGAGCTGCCGGCCGAGCAGAAGGCCGACGCGCAGTCGGACGTGCGGCGCTGGGCGGGCGTCGGGGACGAGCCGCGCACGCTGCGGTCCGGTCCGGCCGCCGACGACCCCCTGCAGATGCAGCGGCCGCGGCTGTAG
- a CDS encoding acyl-CoA thioesterase, translated as MTATDLPAAEYRHVYEFHIRFGDIDSQGHVNNVKFLGYLEDARLEMLHGDPVRKGEEPVRGMVISRHEIDYRLPLLPTVYPIRVETWVTEARAASFKLAYEVRDDDNVYAEATSTLVAFDVKANRLRRFTPHEREFIGRYLAPRP; from the coding sequence ATGACGGCGACCGACCTGCCCGCGGCCGAGTACCGGCACGTCTACGAGTTCCACATCCGCTTCGGGGACATCGACTCTCAGGGGCACGTGAACAACGTCAAGTTCCTCGGGTACCTGGAGGACGCGCGCCTGGAGATGCTCCACGGCGACCCGGTGCGCAAGGGCGAGGAGCCCGTCCGCGGCATGGTGATCTCCCGCCACGAGATCGACTACCGGCTGCCGCTGCTCCCGACCGTCTACCCGATCCGCGTCGAGACGTGGGTGACGGAGGCCCGCGCGGCGTCGTTCAAGCTCGCCTACGAGGTACGGGACGACGACAACGTCTACGCCGAAGCCACGTCGACGCTCGTCGCGTTCGACGTCAAGGCCAACCGCCTGCGCCGCTTCACCCCTCACGAGCGCGAGTTCATCGGCCGCTACCTGGCCCCCCGCCCCTGA
- the ettA gene encoding energy-dependent translational throttle protein EttA, with protein sequence MAEYIYTMQRVRKAHGDKVVLDDVTLHFLPGAKIGVLGPNGTGKSTLLRMMAGLEQPSNGDARLMPGFTVGMLQQEPPLSEDKTVLENVQEGVAETKAMVDRFNQIAEQMATDYTDELMAEMGKLQEQLDHRNAWDLDSQLEQAMDALRCPPPDADVTTLSGGERRRVALCKLLLEAPDLLLLDEPTNHLDAESVQWLEQFLAKYEGTVLAVTHDRYFLDNVATWILELDRGRCYPYEGNYSVYLEKKAERLKVEGNKDAKRKKRLQDELEWVRSNPKARQTKSKARLERYEEMAAEAAKTRKLDFEEIQIPPGPRLGNTVIVSDKLTKGFGDRVLMDELSFNLPPNGIVGIIGPNGVGKTTLFRMIVGEEQPDGGDMRLGDTVQVSYVDQGRGGIDPKKTVWEVVSDGLDHINVGQVEMPSRAYVAAFGFKGPDQQKPSGVLSGGERNRLNLALTLKQGGNVLLLDEPTNDLDTETLSSLENALLEFPGCAVITSHDRWFLDRIATHILAWEGGSNWFWFEGNFADYEKNKIERLGADAARPHRVTHRKLTRD encoded by the coding sequence ATGGCCGAGTACATCTACACGATGCAGCGTGTGCGCAAGGCACATGGCGACAAGGTCGTCCTGGACGACGTCACCCTGCATTTCCTGCCCGGCGCCAAGATCGGCGTCCTGGGGCCGAACGGCACCGGTAAGTCGACGCTGCTGCGGATGATGGCCGGTCTTGAACAGCCGTCGAACGGCGACGCGCGCCTCATGCCGGGCTTCACGGTCGGGATGCTGCAGCAGGAACCGCCGCTCAGCGAGGATAAGACCGTTCTGGAGAACGTCCAGGAGGGCGTCGCCGAGACCAAGGCGATGGTCGACCGGTTCAACCAGATCGCCGAGCAGATGGCGACGGACTACACCGACGAGCTCATGGCGGAGATGGGCAAGCTGCAGGAGCAGCTCGACCACCGCAACGCCTGGGACCTCGACAGCCAGCTCGAGCAGGCGATGGACGCGCTGCGCTGCCCGCCGCCGGACGCCGACGTGACGACGCTGTCGGGTGGCGAACGCCGCCGCGTCGCGCTCTGCAAGCTTCTGCTGGAGGCCCCCGACCTCCTGCTGCTGGACGAGCCCACCAACCATTTGGACGCCGAGAGCGTGCAGTGGCTCGAGCAGTTCCTCGCCAAGTACGAGGGCACCGTCCTCGCCGTCACCCACGACCGGTACTTCCTCGACAACGTCGCGACCTGGATCCTCGAGCTCGACCGGGGGCGCTGCTACCCCTACGAGGGCAACTACTCCGTCTACCTGGAGAAGAAGGCGGAGCGGCTCAAGGTCGAGGGCAACAAGGACGCCAAGCGCAAGAAGCGCCTGCAGGACGAGCTGGAGTGGGTCCGCTCGAACCCGAAGGCGCGGCAGACGAAGAGCAAGGCGCGTCTGGAGCGCTACGAGGAGATGGCCGCCGAGGCCGCGAAGACCCGCAAGCTGGACTTCGAGGAGATCCAGATCCCGCCGGGCCCGCGCCTGGGCAACACGGTGATCGTCTCCGACAAGCTGACCAAGGGCTTCGGCGACCGGGTCCTGATGGACGAGCTGTCGTTCAACCTCCCGCCGAACGGCATCGTCGGCATCATCGGCCCGAACGGCGTCGGCAAGACCACGCTGTTCCGGATGATCGTCGGTGAGGAGCAGCCGGACGGCGGCGACATGCGGCTCGGCGACACGGTCCAGGTCTCGTACGTCGACCAGGGCCGCGGCGGCATCGACCCGAAGAAGACCGTGTGGGAGGTCGTGTCCGACGGGCTCGACCACATCAACGTCGGCCAGGTCGAGATGCCGTCCCGCGCGTACGTCGCGGCGTTCGGGTTCAAGGGCCCCGACCAGCAGAAGCCGTCGGGCGTCCTGTCGGGCGGCGAGCGCAACCGGCTGAACCTGGCGCTGACGCTGAAGCAGGGCGGCAACGTCCTGCTGCTGGACGAGCCGACCAACGACCTCGACACCGAGACCCTGTCGAGCCTGGAGAACGCGCTGCTGGAGTTCCCCGGCTGCGCCGTGATCACCTCGCACGACCGGTGGTTCCTCGACCGCATCGCCACGCACATCCTCGCGTGGGAGGGCGGTTCGAACTGGTTCTGGTTCGAGGGCAACTTCGCCGACTACGAGAAGAACAAGATCGAGCGGCTCGGCGCCGACGCCGCCCGCCCGCACCGCGTCACGCACCGCAAGCTGACGCGCGACTAG
- a CDS encoding GGDEF domain-containing protein: MTAVQSSAEDRGGELARRPRRRAIPGRPSLLVVYVPAVVAVHVALLAAGLVTASWRVDDLVTFGALVACGAVCIEATRRLGIPAGVGRDLLSAWWLPVALLLPPVYALLMPIPLQVLLQFRVKRTLVYRRVLVASALGVAGACAAVVFHRVVPEPLAGAQWVLEACPAVAAAVGCAALFTVVNSALVGIAAHAANPQGRWRDVLWNRESLLLDVVELCVGILVTVTAALTPWLLLLALPPVMLLQRSLMHQQLQAAARTDAKTGLLNAAAWQREADTELSRAQRTHAGLALLLIDIDHFKRVNDTHGHLVGDQVLVGVASTLCHQLRDYDVVGRFGGEEFVVLLPGADTVEACRVAERLRGRMKRLAVPAEEGTVTVTVSIGVALIHTHGEDLIELLAAADLALYRAKSAGRDRVCLPALEAPGAAEA, encoded by the coding sequence ATGACGGCAGTGCAGTCGTCCGCCGAGGACCGCGGTGGGGAACTCGCCCGCAGGCCCAGGCGCAGGGCGATCCCGGGGCGTCCGTCCCTGCTCGTCGTGTACGTGCCCGCGGTCGTGGCCGTCCACGTGGCGCTCCTCGCCGCCGGGCTGGTCACCGCCTCCTGGCGCGTCGACGACCTGGTGACGTTCGGCGCGCTGGTGGCCTGCGGGGCGGTGTGCATCGAGGCGACGCGCCGGCTGGGGATCCCGGCGGGGGTCGGCCGGGACCTGCTGTCGGCCTGGTGGCTGCCGGTGGCCCTGCTCCTGCCGCCGGTGTACGCGCTGCTGATGCCCATCCCGTTGCAGGTGCTGCTGCAGTTCCGGGTGAAGCGCACGCTGGTGTACCGGCGGGTGCTGGTGGCGTCCGCGCTCGGTGTGGCGGGCGCCTGCGCGGCGGTGGTGTTCCACCGGGTGGTGCCGGAGCCGCTCGCGGGGGCGCAGTGGGTGCTGGAGGCGTGCCCCGCGGTGGCGGCGGCGGTGGGCTGCGCGGCGCTGTTCACCGTGGTGAACTCGGCGCTGGTCGGGATCGCGGCGCACGCGGCGAACCCGCAGGGCCGCTGGCGCGACGTCCTGTGGAACCGCGAGAGCCTCCTGCTGGACGTGGTGGAGCTGTGCGTCGGCATCCTGGTGACGGTGACCGCGGCGCTGACGCCGTGGCTGCTGCTGCTGGCGCTGCCCCCGGTAATGCTGCTGCAGCGCAGCCTGATGCACCAGCAGCTGCAGGCCGCGGCCCGGACCGACGCCAAGACGGGCCTGCTGAACGCCGCGGCCTGGCAGCGCGAGGCCGACACCGAGCTGTCGAGGGCGCAGCGGACGCACGCGGGGCTCGCGCTCCTGCTGATCGACATCGATCACTTCAAGCGCGTCAACGACACGCACGGCCATCTGGTCGGTGACCAGGTCCTGGTGGGCGTGGCCAGCACGCTGTGCCACCAGCTGCGCGACTACGACGTGGTCGGCCGGTTCGGCGGCGAGGAGTTCGTGGTGCTGCTGCCGGGCGCCGACACGGTGGAGGCGTGCCGCGTGGCCGAGCGGCTGCGCGGCCGGATGAAACGGCTGGCGGTGCCCGCCGAGGAGGGAACGGTGACGGTCACGGTGTCGATCGGCGTCGCGCTCATCCACACTCACGGGGAGGACCTGATCGAGCTGCTCGCGGCGGCCGACCTCGCGCTCTACCGGGCGAAGTCGGCCGGACGCGACCGGGTGTGCCTGCCGGCGCTGGAGGCCCCCGGAGCCGCCGAAGCCTGA
- a CDS encoding RRXRR domain-containing protein, protein MDPGSRHTGIAVFTARSGERRGRYAIPVDHRGAAITKKMRRRAAYRRRRRTANLRHRPPRFSNRSRPDGWPPPSTRHRFAPGRAAVIRARAKASLRDAAAVQSTRWELWRALDERLPTHTGSGGRTKWNRTRNRLPESHTLDALAVGSLDTITGTVDTALVAGCAGRGSSAGTHTGRVAVRSTGRFNITTGTETLQGIGHRHVRLLQRADGYACTTRPETETRPEQPEQPEQPAGSASGRGSAQRADPRFLSCSAGGPIPLWPEGRSLLGENR, encoded by the coding sequence GTGGACCCCGGTTCCCGGCACACCGGCATCGCGGTGTTCACCGCCCGGAGCGGGGAGCGGCGCGGCCGGTACGCGATCCCGGTCGACCACCGCGGCGCGGCCATCACCAAGAAGATGCGGCGGCGGGCCGCCTACCGGCGCCGCCGCCGGACGGCGAACCTGCGCCACCGGCCGCCCCGCTTCAGCAACCGGAGCCGCCCGGACGGATGGCCGCCACCGAGCACGCGACACCGGTTCGCCCCGGGCAGGGCCGCCGTGATCAGGGCGCGTGCGAAGGCGTCGTTGCGGGACGCGGCGGCGGTGCAGTCCACTCGGTGGGAGCTGTGGCGGGCCCTGGACGAACGCCTCCCCACCCACACCGGTTCGGGCGGGCGCACCAAGTGGAACCGCACCCGCAACCGGCTGCCCGAATCCCACACCCTGGACGCCCTGGCCGTCGGCAGCCTCGACACCATCACCGGAACCGTCGACACGGCCCTGGTGGCCGGGTGTGCCGGGCGCGGCTCCTCCGCCGGCACCCATACCGGGCGGGTGGCCGTACGCTCCACCGGCCGGTTCAACATCACCACCGGCACGGAAACCCTCCAGGGCATCGGCCACCGCCACGTCCGGCTCCTGCAACGGGCCGACGGCTACGCCTGCACCACCCGACCCGAAACCGAAACCCGACCCGAACAGCCCGAACAGCCCGAACAGCCTGCGGGCAGCGCCAGTGGCCGTGGATCCGCCCAGCGGGCGGATCCACGGTTCTTGTCCTGCTCCGCAGGGGGGCCAATTCCTCTCTGGCCTGAAGGCCGGAGTCTCCTTGGAGAAAACCGATGA
- a CDS encoding single-stranded DNA-binding protein has product MNEAHVTVIGWAAADPTYVVTSGGVPFLSLRIGCTPRRYDRQTGEWADHETQFMNAVCRRALADNVQASQIGRGTPVIVTGRLRVRQYERDGQWRTAVDIEASTLGHDLTRGTAEFTPTRRSALTGQEPRAA; this is encoded by the coding sequence ATGAACGAGGCGCACGTCACCGTCATCGGCTGGGCCGCCGCCGACCCCACGTACGTGGTCACGTCCGGCGGCGTCCCGTTCCTCTCGCTGCGGATCGGCTGCACGCCCCGCCGCTACGACCGGCAGACCGGCGAGTGGGCCGACCACGAGACCCAGTTCATGAACGCCGTCTGCCGCAGGGCCCTCGCCGACAACGTCCAGGCGTCCCAGATCGGCCGCGGAACCCCCGTCATCGTCACCGGCCGCCTCCGCGTCCGCCAGTACGAACGTGATGGCCAGTGGCGCACGGCCGTCGACATCGAAGCGTCCACCTTGGGCCACGACCTCACGAGAGGCACCGCCGAGTTCACTCCCACCCGAAGATCGGCCCTCACCGGCCAGGAACCCCGAGCCGCCTGA
- a CDS encoding P-loop NTPase family protein translates to MTTSAVPANSPASSPAGTGPIPVPSAAVAPPAEPADAPALTDRLDGLDRLVQAGAGRLDRPLLEDAGALLDRAGQRLKLSGEHTVVTLAGGTGSGKSSLFNAICGLELSPPGMRRPMTSKAHACVWGLDGAGPLLDWLDVDKKHRFARAGAKERSDGSLQGLVLLDLPDHDSIQAMHRAEVDRFVTVADLLVWVVDPQKYADASLHRNYIVPFARHTGVTLIVLNQVDRLGPAEIDDCVADLRRLLEAEGLADPRIVTSSAVAEDGVTGFRDILVDTVAARRARTERLSTDIDRIAERFTEHRLAAEPPTTVDDDRRAELVQAFGDAAGAPAVAEAMESAYELRAADFIDWPVATLVTRLRSDPLRRMRLTELREELRGAFTGPVGAQQGDVDVALQSVAEGVAAELPVHWARSVRTAARSRAAEIPEALGESLRAALPSFNQVPRWWWLVKTWQYFLALVAALSTVWIAVLVGYGVMDAAAPGPLGDSGLIPYVAVLVLCTLGMGRLTTSACRNLVALSSAKHGDKMEDHMREGIERVAREKVIAPIEADLRAYADFRRDVDVALGT, encoded by the coding sequence ATGACGACATCGGCCGTCCCCGCGAACTCACCGGCGAGCTCCCCGGCCGGCACCGGCCCGATCCCCGTCCCGTCCGCCGCCGTCGCGCCCCCCGCCGAACCCGCGGACGCCCCCGCGCTCACCGACCGACTCGACGGGCTCGACCGGCTCGTCCAGGCCGGTGCCGGACGGCTCGACCGGCCCCTCCTCGAGGACGCCGGGGCCCTCCTCGACCGCGCCGGGCAGCGCCTCAAGCTGTCCGGCGAGCACACCGTCGTGACCCTCGCCGGCGGCACCGGAAGCGGCAAGTCCTCCCTGTTCAACGCCATCTGCGGCCTCGAACTGTCGCCGCCCGGGATGCGCCGCCCGATGACGTCCAAGGCGCACGCCTGCGTCTGGGGCCTGGACGGCGCCGGCCCCCTCCTCGACTGGCTCGACGTCGACAAGAAGCACCGCTTCGCCCGCGCGGGCGCCAAGGAGCGCTCCGACGGCTCCCTGCAGGGACTCGTCCTGCTCGACCTGCCCGACCACGACTCGATCCAGGCGATGCACCGCGCCGAGGTCGACCGGTTCGTCACGGTCGCCGACCTCCTCGTCTGGGTCGTCGACCCGCAAAAGTACGCCGACGCGTCCCTGCACCGCAACTACATCGTCCCGTTCGCCCGGCACACCGGCGTCACCCTGATCGTCCTCAACCAGGTCGACCGGCTCGGCCCGGCCGAGATCGACGACTGCGTCGCCGACCTGCGCCGCCTCCTCGAGGCCGAGGGCCTCGCCGACCCCCGCATCGTGACGTCGTCCGCCGTCGCCGAGGACGGCGTGACGGGCTTCCGCGACATCCTCGTCGACACGGTCGCCGCCCGCCGCGCCCGCACCGAGCGGCTGTCCACCGACATCGACCGGATCGCCGAGCGCTTCACCGAGCACCGGCTGGCCGCCGAACCGCCGACGACGGTCGACGACGACCGCCGCGCCGAGCTCGTCCAGGCGTTCGGCGACGCCGCCGGGGCCCCCGCGGTCGCCGAGGCCATGGAGAGCGCCTACGAGCTGCGCGCCGCCGACTTCATCGACTGGCCCGTCGCCACCCTCGTGACCCGCCTGCGCTCCGACCCCCTCCGCAGGATGCGCCTCACCGAGCTCCGCGAGGAACTCCGCGGCGCGTTCACCGGTCCCGTCGGGGCCCAGCAGGGCGACGTGGACGTCGCACTCCAGAGCGTCGCGGAGGGCGTGGCCGCCGAACTGCCCGTCCACTGGGCCCGTTCGGTCCGGACGGCGGCCCGCTCCCGCGCCGCCGAGATCCCCGAGGCCCTCGGCGAGTCGCTCCGCGCGGCCCTCCCGAGCTTCAACCAGGTGCCCCGCTGGTGGTGGCTGGTCAAGACCTGGCAGTACTTCCTCGCCCTGGTCGCGGCGCTCAGCACCGTGTGGATCGCCGTCCTCGTCGGTTACGGCGTCATGGACGCCGCCGCCCCCGGCCCCCTCGGCGACTCGGGCCTGATCCCCTACGTCGCCGTCCTGGTCCTGTGCACCCTCGGCATGGGCCGGCTCACCACGTCGGCCTGCCGCAACCTGGTGGCCCTCTCGTCCGCCAAGCACGGCGACAAGATGGAGGATCACATGCGCGAGGGCATCGAGCGGGTCGCGCGGGAGAAGGTCATCGCGCCCATCGAGGCCGACCTGCGCGCCTACGCCGACTTCCGCCGCGACGTCGACGTCGCCCTCGGCACCTAG
- a CDS encoding AAA family ATPase, with translation MTPPAEQSAVHDEEAGSGPGPRERASEAPEQRTASAGRTVPAVRDEPDSASESAPENDTTEKDEAEKKGKVRARGKHARRDADEHDRTDDRATRDEDVPGAGGESGVSGDPGETAGEGADERPARRDPRAGAGTIRQGELIQALKALRERLGAFEFVLDLPGAAEGREVRDELRAQIEDYVLPRIQAAGTPLLVVLGGSTGAGKSTLVNTLVGSRVSATGVLRPTTSSPILVCHPDHVDWFLEGALLPGMGRVRGPAPDAIAGDQLVVIASEALPPGLALLDSPDFDSVFEDHYEFATKLMAAADLWLCVTTAARYADAMVWQMIERAKENGATVGVVLSRVPQGSAGAGAAEVVEHFGEMLDEHGLGDARRFTVPETRIEESRLPEEAVAGVREWLTGVAADNSGREIVVGDTLAAVLDSIRDRVSEIGEHVEAQAGQRAELARAVETGYGDALAELDEATRDGSLLRGEALARWQDFAGTGDLLRSLHVQRARKGRGSNRRRRSPTRVRALKAALRSSLESLIIASAERGAEKVLAQWREHPAGGPVVSGPAAEVGTVSPELARRVTRAVSAWQDHVQELIRTEGVTKRSVAKLVSFDTEAVSLVLTVGLLGHGASEEGGAVPQRLLKALFGAESLRGMGAKARADLRSRIAMLFDEEAIRFGQVLDAAGIPDETVPVQLYQATYNLEVAR, from the coding sequence GTGACACCCCCCGCAGAGCAGAGCGCGGTTCACGACGAGGAGGCGGGCTCCGGTCCGGGACCCCGCGAACGGGCTTCCGAGGCGCCCGAGCAGCGGACGGCGTCCGCGGGACGCACCGTGCCCGCCGTCCGGGACGAACCGGACTCCGCGTCCGAAAGTGCCCCCGAGAACGACACGACCGAGAAGGACGAAGCGGAGAAGAAGGGCAAAGTCCGGGCCCGGGGCAAGCACGCCCGCAGGGACGCCGACGAACACGACCGGACGGACGACCGCGCGACCCGGGACGAGGACGTCCCCGGAGCGGGCGGCGAGTCCGGCGTGTCCGGCGATCCCGGCGAGACCGCGGGGGAGGGGGCCGACGAGCGGCCCGCGCGGCGCGACCCCCGTGCGGGCGCCGGGACGATCCGGCAGGGCGAGCTGATCCAGGCGCTGAAGGCGCTCCGCGAGCGGCTCGGCGCGTTCGAGTTCGTCCTCGACCTGCCCGGCGCCGCCGAGGGCCGGGAGGTGCGCGACGAGCTGCGCGCCCAGATCGAGGACTACGTCCTCCCGCGCATCCAGGCGGCGGGCACCCCGCTGCTGGTGGTCCTCGGCGGATCGACCGGCGCGGGCAAGTCGACGCTGGTCAACACGCTCGTCGGGTCCCGCGTGAGCGCCACCGGCGTGCTGCGCCCCACCACCAGCAGCCCGATCCTCGTCTGCCACCCCGACCACGTGGACTGGTTCCTGGAAGGGGCGCTGCTGCCCGGCATGGGACGCGTCCGCGGGCCCGCGCCGGACGCGATCGCCGGCGACCAGCTCGTCGTCATCGCCAGCGAAGCGCTGCCGCCCGGCCTCGCCCTCCTCGACAGCCCCGACTTCGACTCCGTCTTCGAGGACCACTACGAGTTCGCCACCAAGCTGATGGCGGCGGCCGACCTGTGGCTGTGCGTCACCACCGCCGCCCGGTACGCCGACGCGATGGTGTGGCAGATGATCGAGCGCGCGAAGGAGAACGGCGCCACGGTCGGCGTCGTGCTGTCGCGCGTCCCGCAGGGCTCCGCCGGCGCGGGCGCCGCCGAGGTCGTCGAACACTTCGGCGAGATGCTGGACGAGCACGGGCTCGGCGACGCCCGCCGGTTCACCGTCCCCGAGACCCGCATCGAGGAGAGCCGCCTGCCGGAGGAGGCCGTCGCCGGCGTCCGCGAATGGCTGACCGGCGTCGCCGCCGACAACTCCGGCCGCGAGATCGTCGTCGGCGACACCCTCGCCGCCGTCCTGGACAGCATCCGCGACCGCGTGTCCGAGATCGGCGAGCACGTCGAGGCGCAGGCCGGGCAGCGCGCCGAACTGGCCCGGGCCGTCGAGACCGGCTACGGCGACGCCCTCGCCGAACTGGACGAGGCCACCCGCGACGGGTCCCTGCTGCGCGGCGAGGCGCTCGCCCGCTGGCAGGACTTCGCCGGGACGGGCGACCTGCTCCGTTCGCTGCACGTTCAGCGCGCGCGCAAGGGGCGCGGCTCCAACCGGCGGCGGCGCAGCCCCACCCGTGTGCGCGCGCTCAAGGCCGCCCTGCGCAGCAGCCTCGAATCACTGATCATCGCGTCCGCCGAGCGCGGCGCCGAAAAGGTCCTCGCCCAGTGGCGCGAGCACCCGGCGGGCGGCCCCGTCGTGTCGGGCCCCGCCGCCGAGGTCGGCACCGTCTCCCCGGAACTCGCCCGCCGCGTCACCCGCGCCGTCAGCGCCTGGCAGGACCACGTCCAGGAACTGATCCGCACCGAGGGGGTGACCAAGCGCTCGGTCGCGAAACTGGTCTCGTTCGACACCGAGGCGGTCTCCCTCGTCCTGACCGTCGGGCTGCTCGGCCACGGCGCGTCCGAGGAGGGCGGCGCCGTCCCGCAGCGCCTGCTCAAGGCCCTGTTCGGCGCCGAGTCCCTCCGCGGGATGGGCGCCAAGGCCCGCGCCGACCTGCGCAGCCGCATCGCGATGCTGTTCGACGAGGAGGCGATCCGGTTCGGGCAGGTCCTCGACGCCGCCGGCATCCCCGACGAGACCGTCCCCGTCCAGCTGTACCAGGCCACCTACAACCTCGAGGTTGCCCGATGA